Proteins co-encoded in one Prunus persica cultivar Lovell chromosome G6, Prunus_persica_NCBIv2, whole genome shotgun sequence genomic window:
- the LOC18775330 gene encoding uncharacterized protein LOC18775330 isoform X4, with amino-acid sequence MTFNDLCLIYAHTKADGRYSLSSHDIDFDDDIHCMADGVGMNSPTLAPGTGLVPPPASKVQTNTDWKPPMDRFFLKLMLDQLGKGSKTNNSFKKQAWKDMVTLFNAKFGSQYRKSFLKQLYKKLLKYFTDVRSILAIKGFYWDEKEQMIVADDDVWDNYIKALPDARLYRKKPLLNYQDLNLIYGNEISNVLRSHLHQGTNSEDDILEYMTGEEREGHSVYGNGHLASFEDLDSEGQVLMIEGEESEDTHIHGNNDFSRTDWTPPMDRFLIDLMLKQLQKVNKIDYSFDDQAWMDVLVLFKERFGLQQDKDLLRRRYKSLEKQYHDTKDLLDQRGFWWDDTQQMVTAYDDIWDAYIKEHPDAESYRTKSKPNYNDLCLIYGKSKSGERLNQSGQAMGCNGDAAKYNHSYHCRTDWTPPMDRYFIDLMLEQVRNGSMVNSKFSRLAWTEMVSKFRAEFGFQHDKDVLKSRFFNLRKQFNGMKSLLDESGFAWDEMQHMVTADDHLWDAYVKEHPDVRSYRNRALPNFNDLYLIYGDGDIFKRESISSHTMDDDLGVNLGDETQRTISSEDDVWEACIKEHPYPIDCANRILNSYNDLTKIYSNRDCDGRSSCFGRNVEKMEKMGINIMFGDSPAMEYEISDQQKKRKPAASSTSASKRAQRIIKEEIQEPLDEKPHIVKGLVGDDEDKDCCSIERIVAALETVPGIDDELFLEASLILEDDKKAKMFVAMDVAARKKWLYRKLRQ; translated from the exons ATGACCTTCAATGATTTGTGTTTGATATATGCGCATACCAAAGCAGATGGAAGATACAGCCTTTCAAGTCATGATATAGATTTCGATGATGACATTCATTGTATGGCTGACG GTGTTGGAATGAATAGCCCTACCCTTGCCCCTGGCACTGGCCTTGTTCCTCCCCCTGCAAGTAAAGTGCAAACAAATACAGATTGGAAACCACCCATGGACCGATTTTTTCTGAAGCTTATGCTGGACCAACTGGGAAAAGGAAGTAAGACCAATAATTCATTCAAGAAACAGGCTTGGAAAGACATGGTCACATTGTTCAACGCAAAGTTTGGTTCTCAATATAggaaaagtttcttaaaacaGCTTTATAAGAAACTGTTGAAGTACTTTACTGATGTCAGAAGCATTCTTGCAATTAAAGGATTTTATTGGGAcgaaaaagaacaaatgatAGTGGCTGATGATGATGTTTGGGATAATTACATCAAG GCACTTCCAGATGCACGTCTATATAGGAAGAAGCCCTTGCTGAACTATCAAGATTTGAACTTGATATATGGAAATGAAATTAGCAATGTACTTCGTAGTCATTTGCATCAAGGCACAAATTCTGAAGATGACATCTTAGAGTACATGACGG GTGAAGAGAGGGAGGGCCATTCTGTTTATGGTAATGGTCATTTGGCTTCCTTCGAGGATCTTGACAGTGAAGGCCAAGTTTTAATGATAG AAGGGGAAGAGTCAGAAGACACTCATATCCATGGAAATAATGATTTTTCAAGGACAGATTGGACACCTCCAATGGACCGTTTTCTGATTGACCTCATGCTAAAGCAACTGCAGAAAGTGAATAAGATTGATTACTCTTTTGACGACCAAGCATGGATGGATGTGCTTGTGCTGTTCAAGGAAAGATTTGGGTTACAACAAGACAAAGATCTCTTGAGGAGGCGCTACAAAAGTTTAGAGAAGCAATACCATGATACAAAAGATCTTCTTGACCAGAGAGGGTTTTGGTGGGATGATACACAGCAAATGGTCACAGCGTATGATGACATTTGGGATGCTTATATTAAG GAACACCCAGATGCGGAATCATACAGAACCAAATCCAAGCCAAACTATAATGATTTGTGCTTGATTTATGGAAAGTCAAAATCAGGTGAAAGGCTCAACCAATCAGGTCAAGCTATGGGCTGTAATGGTGATG CAGCCAAGTATAACCATAGCTATCACTGTAGAACTGATTGGACACCTCCAATGGATCGATATTTCATTGATCTAATGTTGGAGCAAGTTCGCAATGGAAGTATGGTTAATTCTAAATTCAGCAGACTAGCCTGGACTGAAATGGTTTCAAAGTTCAGAGCAGAATTTGGTTTCCAGCATGACAAAGATGTTTTGAAAAGtcgtttttttaatttgaggaAACAATTCAATGGTATGAAATCTCTACTTGACGAGAGTGGGTTTGCTTGGGATGAAATGCAACATATGGTAACTGCTGATGATCATCTTTGGGATGCTTATGTCAAG GAACACCCTGATGTACGATCATACCGCAATAGagctctcccaaatttcaatGATTTGTACTTGATATATGGAGATGGAGACATTTTTAAAAGGGAGAGTATTTCAAGTCACACTATGGATGATGATCTGGGAGTTAATCTTG GGGATGAAACTCAGCGAACAATATCTTCAGAAGATGATGTATGGGAAGCTTGTATCAAG GAGCATCCATATCCAATTGATTGTGCAAATAGAATCTTGAACAGTTATAATGATTTGACAAAAATATACAGCAACAGAGACTGTGATGGAAGATCAAGTTGTTTCGGTAGGAACGtggagaaaatggagaaaatggGGATCAATATAATGTTTGGTGATTCCCCAGCCATGGAATATGAAATATCTGATCAGCAAAAGAAGCGAAAACCAGCAGCTTCATCCACCTCAGCTAGTAAAAGAGCCCAAAGAATCATCAAGGAGGAGATACAAGAACCCTTGGATGAGAAACCACATATAGTAAAAGGGTTGGTCGGTGATGACGAGGACAAAGACTGCTGCTCAATAGAACGCATTGTTGCTGCACTTGAAACTGTACCTGGCATAGATGATGAGCTCTTCTTGGAAGCTTCTCTAATTCTAGAAGATGATAAGAAAGCCAAGATGTTTGTGGCAATGGATGTTGCAGCTCGAAAGAAGTGGCTATACAGAAAACTTCGCCAGTAG
- the LOC18775330 gene encoding uncharacterized protein LOC18775330 isoform X3, whose protein sequence is MTREGMGSQNPTNSERLRTSWTLPMERYFIDLMLDQVHRGNRMGHTFNKQAWNDMLVMFNANFGSPYDVNILKSHYTSLWKQFNDIKNLLDQNGFSWDNTQQMVIADRYAWDAYVKVHPDAQFYRNKALMTFNDLCLIYAHTKADGRYSLSSHDIDFDDDIHCMADGVGMNSPTLAPGTGLVPPPASKVQTNTDWKPPMDRFFLKLMLDQLGKGSKTNNSFKKQAWKDMVTLFNAKFGSQYRKSFLKQLYKKLLKYFTDVRSILAIKGFYWDEKEQMIVADDDVWDNYIKALPDARLYRKKPLLNYQDLNLIYGNEISNVLRSHLHQGTNSEDDILEYMTGEEREGHSVYGNGHLASFEDLDSEGQVLMIGEESEDTHIHGNNDFSRTDWTPPMDRFLIDLMLKQLQKVNKIDYSFDDQAWMDVLVLFKERFGLQQDKDLLRRRYKSLEKQYHDTKDLLDQRGFWWDDTQQMVTAYDDIWDAYIKEHPDAESYRTKSKPNYNDLCLIYGKSKSGERLNQSGQAMGCNGDAAKYNHSYHCRTDWTPPMDRYFIDLMLEQVRNGSMVNSKFSRLAWTEMVSKFRAEFGFQHDKDVLKSRFFNLRKQFNGMKSLLDESGFAWDEMQHMVTADDHLWDAYVKEHPDVRSYRNRALPNFNDLYLIYGDGDIFKRESISSHTMDDDLGVNLGDETQRTISSEDDVWEACIKEHPYPIDCANRILNSYNDLTKIYSNRDCDGRSSCFGRNVEKMEKMGINIMFGDSPAMEYEISDQQKKRKPAASSTSASKRAQRIIKEEIQEPLDEKPHIVKGLVGDDEDKDCCSIERIVAALETVPGIDDELFLEASLILEDDKKAKMFVAMDVAARKKWLYRKLRQ, encoded by the exons ATGACTAG GGAGGGAATGGGCagccaaaacccaacaaacagTGAGCGCTTAAGGACGAGTTGGACCCTACCTATGGAACGCTATTTTATTGATCTTATGTTAGATCAGGTTCATAGGGGGAATAGGATGGGCCATACATTCAATAAACAAGCTTGGAATGACATGTTGGTCATGTTTAACGCCAATTTTGGTTCTCCCTATGATGTAAATATCTTGAAAAGTCATTACACTAGTCTGTGGAAGCAATTCAACGATATAAAGAATCTTCTCGATCAGAATGGGTTTTCGTGGGATAACACTCAGCAAATGGTGATTGCTGATAGATATGCTTGGGATGCCTATGTCAAG GTTCATCCAGATGCACAGTTCTACAGGAACAAAGCCTTGATGACCTTCAATGATTTGTGTTTGATATATGCGCATACCAAAGCAGATGGAAGATACAGCCTTTCAAGTCATGATATAGATTTCGATGATGACATTCATTGTATGGCTGACG GTGTTGGAATGAATAGCCCTACCCTTGCCCCTGGCACTGGCCTTGTTCCTCCCCCTGCAAGTAAAGTGCAAACAAATACAGATTGGAAACCACCCATGGACCGATTTTTTCTGAAGCTTATGCTGGACCAACTGGGAAAAGGAAGTAAGACCAATAATTCATTCAAGAAACAGGCTTGGAAAGACATGGTCACATTGTTCAACGCAAAGTTTGGTTCTCAATATAggaaaagtttcttaaaacaGCTTTATAAGAAACTGTTGAAGTACTTTACTGATGTCAGAAGCATTCTTGCAATTAAAGGATTTTATTGGGAcgaaaaagaacaaatgatAGTGGCTGATGATGATGTTTGGGATAATTACATCAAG GCACTTCCAGATGCACGTCTATATAGGAAGAAGCCCTTGCTGAACTATCAAGATTTGAACTTGATATATGGAAATGAAATTAGCAATGTACTTCGTAGTCATTTGCATCAAGGCACAAATTCTGAAGATGACATCTTAGAGTACATGACGG GTGAAGAGAGGGAGGGCCATTCTGTTTATGGTAATGGTCATTTGGCTTCCTTCGAGGATCTTGACAGTGAAGGCCAAGTTTTAATGATAG GGGAAGAGTCAGAAGACACTCATATCCATGGAAATAATGATTTTTCAAGGACAGATTGGACACCTCCAATGGACCGTTTTCTGATTGACCTCATGCTAAAGCAACTGCAGAAAGTGAATAAGATTGATTACTCTTTTGACGACCAAGCATGGATGGATGTGCTTGTGCTGTTCAAGGAAAGATTTGGGTTACAACAAGACAAAGATCTCTTGAGGAGGCGCTACAAAAGTTTAGAGAAGCAATACCATGATACAAAAGATCTTCTTGACCAGAGAGGGTTTTGGTGGGATGATACACAGCAAATGGTCACAGCGTATGATGACATTTGGGATGCTTATATTAAG GAACACCCAGATGCGGAATCATACAGAACCAAATCCAAGCCAAACTATAATGATTTGTGCTTGATTTATGGAAAGTCAAAATCAGGTGAAAGGCTCAACCAATCAGGTCAAGCTATGGGCTGTAATGGTGATG CAGCCAAGTATAACCATAGCTATCACTGTAGAACTGATTGGACACCTCCAATGGATCGATATTTCATTGATCTAATGTTGGAGCAAGTTCGCAATGGAAGTATGGTTAATTCTAAATTCAGCAGACTAGCCTGGACTGAAATGGTTTCAAAGTTCAGAGCAGAATTTGGTTTCCAGCATGACAAAGATGTTTTGAAAAGtcgtttttttaatttgaggaAACAATTCAATGGTATGAAATCTCTACTTGACGAGAGTGGGTTTGCTTGGGATGAAATGCAACATATGGTAACTGCTGATGATCATCTTTGGGATGCTTATGTCAAG GAACACCCTGATGTACGATCATACCGCAATAGagctctcccaaatttcaatGATTTGTACTTGATATATGGAGATGGAGACATTTTTAAAAGGGAGAGTATTTCAAGTCACACTATGGATGATGATCTGGGAGTTAATCTTG GGGATGAAACTCAGCGAACAATATCTTCAGAAGATGATGTATGGGAAGCTTGTATCAAG GAGCATCCATATCCAATTGATTGTGCAAATAGAATCTTGAACAGTTATAATGATTTGACAAAAATATACAGCAACAGAGACTGTGATGGAAGATCAAGTTGTTTCGGTAGGAACGtggagaaaatggagaaaatggGGATCAATATAATGTTTGGTGATTCCCCAGCCATGGAATATGAAATATCTGATCAGCAAAAGAAGCGAAAACCAGCAGCTTCATCCACCTCAGCTAGTAAAAGAGCCCAAAGAATCATCAAGGAGGAGATACAAGAACCCTTGGATGAGAAACCACATATAGTAAAAGGGTTGGTCGGTGATGACGAGGACAAAGACTGCTGCTCAATAGAACGCATTGTTGCTGCACTTGAAACTGTACCTGGCATAGATGATGAGCTCTTCTTGGAAGCTTCTCTAATTCTAGAAGATGATAAGAAAGCCAAGATGTTTGTGGCAATGGATGTTGCAGCTCGAAAGAAGTGGCTATACAGAAAACTTCGCCAGTAG
- the LOC18775330 gene encoding uncharacterized protein LOC18775330 isoform X1: MTREGMGSQNPTNSERLRTSWTLPMERYFIDLMLDQVHRGNRMGHTFNKQAWNDMLVMFNANFGSPYDVNILKSHYTSLWKQFNDIKNLLDQNGFSWDNTQQMVIADRYAWDAYVKVHPDAQFYRNKALMTFNDLCLIYAHTKADGRYSLSSHDIDFDDDIHCMADGVGMNSPTLAPGTGLVPPPASKVQTNTDWKPPMDRFFLKLMLDQLGKGSKTNNSFKKQAWKDMVTLFNAKFGSQYRKSFLKQLYKKLLKYFTDVRSILAIKGFYWDEKEQMIVADDDVWDNYIKALPDARLYRKKPLLNYQDLNLIYGNEISNVLRSHLHQGTNSEDDILEYMTGEEREGHSVYGNGHLASFEDLDSEGQVLMIEGEESEDTHIHGNNDFSRTDWTPPMDRFLIDLMLKQLQKVNKIDYSFDDQAWMDVLVLFKERFGLQQDKDLLRRRYKSLEKQYHDTKDLLDQRGFWWDDTQQMVTAYDDIWDAYIKEHPDAESYRTKSKPNYNDLCLIYGKSKSGERLNQSGQAMGCNGDAAKYNHSYHCRTDWTPPMDRYFIDLMLEQVRNGSMVNSKFSRLAWTEMVSKFRAEFGFQHDKDVLKSRFFNLRKQFNGMKSLLDESGFAWDEMQHMVTADDHLWDAYVKEHPDVRSYRNRALPNFNDLYLIYGDGDIFKRESISSHTMDDDLGVNLGDETQRTISSEDDVWEACIKEHPYPIDCANRILNSYNDLTKIYSNRDCDGRSSCFGRNVEKMEKMGINIMFGDSPAMEYEISDQQKKRKPAASSTSASKRAQRIIKEEIQEPLDEKPHIVKGLVGDDEDKDCCSIERIVAALETVPGIDDELFLEASLILEDDKKAKMFVAMDVAARKKWLYRKLRQ; the protein is encoded by the exons ATGACTAG GGAGGGAATGGGCagccaaaacccaacaaacagTGAGCGCTTAAGGACGAGTTGGACCCTACCTATGGAACGCTATTTTATTGATCTTATGTTAGATCAGGTTCATAGGGGGAATAGGATGGGCCATACATTCAATAAACAAGCTTGGAATGACATGTTGGTCATGTTTAACGCCAATTTTGGTTCTCCCTATGATGTAAATATCTTGAAAAGTCATTACACTAGTCTGTGGAAGCAATTCAACGATATAAAGAATCTTCTCGATCAGAATGGGTTTTCGTGGGATAACACTCAGCAAATGGTGATTGCTGATAGATATGCTTGGGATGCCTATGTCAAG GTTCATCCAGATGCACAGTTCTACAGGAACAAAGCCTTGATGACCTTCAATGATTTGTGTTTGATATATGCGCATACCAAAGCAGATGGAAGATACAGCCTTTCAAGTCATGATATAGATTTCGATGATGACATTCATTGTATGGCTGACG GTGTTGGAATGAATAGCCCTACCCTTGCCCCTGGCACTGGCCTTGTTCCTCCCCCTGCAAGTAAAGTGCAAACAAATACAGATTGGAAACCACCCATGGACCGATTTTTTCTGAAGCTTATGCTGGACCAACTGGGAAAAGGAAGTAAGACCAATAATTCATTCAAGAAACAGGCTTGGAAAGACATGGTCACATTGTTCAACGCAAAGTTTGGTTCTCAATATAggaaaagtttcttaaaacaGCTTTATAAGAAACTGTTGAAGTACTTTACTGATGTCAGAAGCATTCTTGCAATTAAAGGATTTTATTGGGAcgaaaaagaacaaatgatAGTGGCTGATGATGATGTTTGGGATAATTACATCAAG GCACTTCCAGATGCACGTCTATATAGGAAGAAGCCCTTGCTGAACTATCAAGATTTGAACTTGATATATGGAAATGAAATTAGCAATGTACTTCGTAGTCATTTGCATCAAGGCACAAATTCTGAAGATGACATCTTAGAGTACATGACGG GTGAAGAGAGGGAGGGCCATTCTGTTTATGGTAATGGTCATTTGGCTTCCTTCGAGGATCTTGACAGTGAAGGCCAAGTTTTAATGATAG AAGGGGAAGAGTCAGAAGACACTCATATCCATGGAAATAATGATTTTTCAAGGACAGATTGGACACCTCCAATGGACCGTTTTCTGATTGACCTCATGCTAAAGCAACTGCAGAAAGTGAATAAGATTGATTACTCTTTTGACGACCAAGCATGGATGGATGTGCTTGTGCTGTTCAAGGAAAGATTTGGGTTACAACAAGACAAAGATCTCTTGAGGAGGCGCTACAAAAGTTTAGAGAAGCAATACCATGATACAAAAGATCTTCTTGACCAGAGAGGGTTTTGGTGGGATGATACACAGCAAATGGTCACAGCGTATGATGACATTTGGGATGCTTATATTAAG GAACACCCAGATGCGGAATCATACAGAACCAAATCCAAGCCAAACTATAATGATTTGTGCTTGATTTATGGAAAGTCAAAATCAGGTGAAAGGCTCAACCAATCAGGTCAAGCTATGGGCTGTAATGGTGATG CAGCCAAGTATAACCATAGCTATCACTGTAGAACTGATTGGACACCTCCAATGGATCGATATTTCATTGATCTAATGTTGGAGCAAGTTCGCAATGGAAGTATGGTTAATTCTAAATTCAGCAGACTAGCCTGGACTGAAATGGTTTCAAAGTTCAGAGCAGAATTTGGTTTCCAGCATGACAAAGATGTTTTGAAAAGtcgtttttttaatttgaggaAACAATTCAATGGTATGAAATCTCTACTTGACGAGAGTGGGTTTGCTTGGGATGAAATGCAACATATGGTAACTGCTGATGATCATCTTTGGGATGCTTATGTCAAG GAACACCCTGATGTACGATCATACCGCAATAGagctctcccaaatttcaatGATTTGTACTTGATATATGGAGATGGAGACATTTTTAAAAGGGAGAGTATTTCAAGTCACACTATGGATGATGATCTGGGAGTTAATCTTG GGGATGAAACTCAGCGAACAATATCTTCAGAAGATGATGTATGGGAAGCTTGTATCAAG GAGCATCCATATCCAATTGATTGTGCAAATAGAATCTTGAACAGTTATAATGATTTGACAAAAATATACAGCAACAGAGACTGTGATGGAAGATCAAGTTGTTTCGGTAGGAACGtggagaaaatggagaaaatggGGATCAATATAATGTTTGGTGATTCCCCAGCCATGGAATATGAAATATCTGATCAGCAAAAGAAGCGAAAACCAGCAGCTTCATCCACCTCAGCTAGTAAAAGAGCCCAAAGAATCATCAAGGAGGAGATACAAGAACCCTTGGATGAGAAACCACATATAGTAAAAGGGTTGGTCGGTGATGACGAGGACAAAGACTGCTGCTCAATAGAACGCATTGTTGCTGCACTTGAAACTGTACCTGGCATAGATGATGAGCTCTTCTTGGAAGCTTCTCTAATTCTAGAAGATGATAAGAAAGCCAAGATGTTTGTGGCAATGGATGTTGCAGCTCGAAAGAAGTGGCTATACAGAAAACTTCGCCAGTAG
- the LOC18775330 gene encoding uncharacterized protein LOC18775330 isoform X2, with protein sequence MTREGMGSQNPTNSERLRTSWTLPMERYFIDLMLDQVHRGNRMGHTFNKQAWNDMLVMFNANFGSPYDVNILKSHYTSLWKQFNDIKNLLDQNGFSWDNTQQMVIADRYAWDAYVKVHPDAQFYRNKALMTFNDLCLIYAHTKADGRYSLSSHDIDFDDDIHCMADGVGMNSPTLAPGTGLVPPPASKVQTNTDWKPPMDRFFLKLMLDQLGKGSKTNNSFKKQAWKDMVTLFNAKFGSQYRKSFLKQLYKKLLKYFTDVRSILAIKGFYWDEKEQMIVADDDVWDNYIKALPDARLYRKKPLLNYQDLNLIYGNEISNVLRSHLHQGTNSEDDILEYMTGEEREGHSVYGNGHLASFEDLDSEGQVLMIEGEESEDTHIHGNNDFSRTDWTPPMDRFLIDLMLKQLQKVNKIDYSFDDQAWMDVLVLFKERFGLQQDKDLLRRRYKSLEKQYHDTKDLLDQRGFWWDDTQQMVTAYDDIWDAYIKEHPDAESYRTKSKPNYNDLCLIYGKSKSGERLNQSGQAMGCNGDAKYNHSYHCRTDWTPPMDRYFIDLMLEQVRNGSMVNSKFSRLAWTEMVSKFRAEFGFQHDKDVLKSRFFNLRKQFNGMKSLLDESGFAWDEMQHMVTADDHLWDAYVKEHPDVRSYRNRALPNFNDLYLIYGDGDIFKRESISSHTMDDDLGVNLGDETQRTISSEDDVWEACIKEHPYPIDCANRILNSYNDLTKIYSNRDCDGRSSCFGRNVEKMEKMGINIMFGDSPAMEYEISDQQKKRKPAASSTSASKRAQRIIKEEIQEPLDEKPHIVKGLVGDDEDKDCCSIERIVAALETVPGIDDELFLEASLILEDDKKAKMFVAMDVAARKKWLYRKLRQ encoded by the exons ATGACTAG GGAGGGAATGGGCagccaaaacccaacaaacagTGAGCGCTTAAGGACGAGTTGGACCCTACCTATGGAACGCTATTTTATTGATCTTATGTTAGATCAGGTTCATAGGGGGAATAGGATGGGCCATACATTCAATAAACAAGCTTGGAATGACATGTTGGTCATGTTTAACGCCAATTTTGGTTCTCCCTATGATGTAAATATCTTGAAAAGTCATTACACTAGTCTGTGGAAGCAATTCAACGATATAAAGAATCTTCTCGATCAGAATGGGTTTTCGTGGGATAACACTCAGCAAATGGTGATTGCTGATAGATATGCTTGGGATGCCTATGTCAAG GTTCATCCAGATGCACAGTTCTACAGGAACAAAGCCTTGATGACCTTCAATGATTTGTGTTTGATATATGCGCATACCAAAGCAGATGGAAGATACAGCCTTTCAAGTCATGATATAGATTTCGATGATGACATTCATTGTATGGCTGACG GTGTTGGAATGAATAGCCCTACCCTTGCCCCTGGCACTGGCCTTGTTCCTCCCCCTGCAAGTAAAGTGCAAACAAATACAGATTGGAAACCACCCATGGACCGATTTTTTCTGAAGCTTATGCTGGACCAACTGGGAAAAGGAAGTAAGACCAATAATTCATTCAAGAAACAGGCTTGGAAAGACATGGTCACATTGTTCAACGCAAAGTTTGGTTCTCAATATAggaaaagtttcttaaaacaGCTTTATAAGAAACTGTTGAAGTACTTTACTGATGTCAGAAGCATTCTTGCAATTAAAGGATTTTATTGGGAcgaaaaagaacaaatgatAGTGGCTGATGATGATGTTTGGGATAATTACATCAAG GCACTTCCAGATGCACGTCTATATAGGAAGAAGCCCTTGCTGAACTATCAAGATTTGAACTTGATATATGGAAATGAAATTAGCAATGTACTTCGTAGTCATTTGCATCAAGGCACAAATTCTGAAGATGACATCTTAGAGTACATGACGG GTGAAGAGAGGGAGGGCCATTCTGTTTATGGTAATGGTCATTTGGCTTCCTTCGAGGATCTTGACAGTGAAGGCCAAGTTTTAATGATAG AAGGGGAAGAGTCAGAAGACACTCATATCCATGGAAATAATGATTTTTCAAGGACAGATTGGACACCTCCAATGGACCGTTTTCTGATTGACCTCATGCTAAAGCAACTGCAGAAAGTGAATAAGATTGATTACTCTTTTGACGACCAAGCATGGATGGATGTGCTTGTGCTGTTCAAGGAAAGATTTGGGTTACAACAAGACAAAGATCTCTTGAGGAGGCGCTACAAAAGTTTAGAGAAGCAATACCATGATACAAAAGATCTTCTTGACCAGAGAGGGTTTTGGTGGGATGATACACAGCAAATGGTCACAGCGTATGATGACATTTGGGATGCTTATATTAAG GAACACCCAGATGCGGAATCATACAGAACCAAATCCAAGCCAAACTATAATGATTTGTGCTTGATTTATGGAAAGTCAAAATCAGGTGAAAGGCTCAACCAATCAGGTCAAGCTATGGGCTGTAATGGTGATG CCAAGTATAACCATAGCTATCACTGTAGAACTGATTGGACACCTCCAATGGATCGATATTTCATTGATCTAATGTTGGAGCAAGTTCGCAATGGAAGTATGGTTAATTCTAAATTCAGCAGACTAGCCTGGACTGAAATGGTTTCAAAGTTCAGAGCAGAATTTGGTTTCCAGCATGACAAAGATGTTTTGAAAAGtcgtttttttaatttgaggaAACAATTCAATGGTATGAAATCTCTACTTGACGAGAGTGGGTTTGCTTGGGATGAAATGCAACATATGGTAACTGCTGATGATCATCTTTGGGATGCTTATGTCAAG GAACACCCTGATGTACGATCATACCGCAATAGagctctcccaaatttcaatGATTTGTACTTGATATATGGAGATGGAGACATTTTTAAAAGGGAGAGTATTTCAAGTCACACTATGGATGATGATCTGGGAGTTAATCTTG GGGATGAAACTCAGCGAACAATATCTTCAGAAGATGATGTATGGGAAGCTTGTATCAAG GAGCATCCATATCCAATTGATTGTGCAAATAGAATCTTGAACAGTTATAATGATTTGACAAAAATATACAGCAACAGAGACTGTGATGGAAGATCAAGTTGTTTCGGTAGGAACGtggagaaaatggagaaaatggGGATCAATATAATGTTTGGTGATTCCCCAGCCATGGAATATGAAATATCTGATCAGCAAAAGAAGCGAAAACCAGCAGCTTCATCCACCTCAGCTAGTAAAAGAGCCCAAAGAATCATCAAGGAGGAGATACAAGAACCCTTGGATGAGAAACCACATATAGTAAAAGGGTTGGTCGGTGATGACGAGGACAAAGACTGCTGCTCAATAGAACGCATTGTTGCTGCACTTGAAACTGTACCTGGCATAGATGATGAGCTCTTCTTGGAAGCTTCTCTAATTCTAGAAGATGATAAGAAAGCCAAGATGTTTGTGGCAATGGATGTTGCAGCTCGAAAGAAGTGGCTATACAGAAAACTTCGCCAGTAG